Within Streptomyces sp. NBC_01255, the genomic segment CCGCGGCGCCCTGTTCGGCTGGTGGCTACCCGTTGTTGCAGCATTGCTGCTTGTGGTCTGGAGGACGTCCGAGGGCGAGCAGCGCCGTGGTTCGTTGGGGGCGTGCAGCATTTGCCTGGGCCCAGGCGGCACATGGGTGCTGCTCTTGCAGCAAGGGTGCCCTTGCTGCAGGAGCGGTCTTGGCCGCTGCACGTGCTGCCCGCTGCTCCTGCTGCACTTCGTCAGCGCTTTCCCGCGTGGCGCTGATCCGGTGGCAGCGGTGCCGCTGCACGGGAGCGCTGCACGCTGCTTTCCCGCAGCCAAGGGGGCGAGGCAGTGCTCGGCACGCACGAGAACGGCGCCGCACCCTGGGGTTCGGCGCCGCAGGACCAGGCAGGAGTCAGCGTTTCCGACGCGAGGCGAGGTCGATGGGGGGTTCGACCGGCCGCTGACGACGAGCCGCCTTCTCCTGGCGCTCCTTGTCGTGCCGCGCGACCCTCAGCTCGTAGCGCTCCTGGAAGTCGGGGTGGTCGAACCGGTCGTCGTCGTTCATCATCCCGATCGCCGCCAGCTGGTCCGCAGGTGTGCGGAAGCCGGCGATGAGCGGGCTGAGCCGGTAGACGCCGTTGCCTTCCTTCCACACCATCTGCGCGAAGCCGAGGTGCTGGAGGCCGCGGGTGACCTGCGAGCGGCTCAGTCCGACGAACTGAGCGATGGTGTCCTGGGTGGCCACGCAACGCCCGCCAGGCTCCTGACGGCCCAGAAGGTGCAGCAGGATCGGGTACGCGGCTGGCGGCATGTTCCTGGGCGTGAACGCGAGGGCGTTGTTGGCCGTCCAGACGTACTCGGGAACCATGCTTTCCACGGCGATCGTCATGACGTCCCATCCTCCTCCGGCCGCGCCTGCCCGGCTGCGGCGCGGGCCCGTGCGCGGGCCTTGTCCTCCCGGGGCGGCTTCTTCTCCGGGTCCGGCAGCATCCGCAGCTCGCGGAAAGCGTCTGGCAGGTCCTCATTGTCTTCGATCGCGTCCAGCAACGAGAGCTGGTCGACCTTCATAGTGCCCGCCACGCGCAGACCGGGCTTCGGCTCGATGGGTACCCTGCCGCCCCTGAGCGTCAGCCTCGGGTGCAACTGGTACGTCCCCGCCTTGAGCTTGACGACCACGCCGATCTGCCCGGCCTCCTTGAGCGACCGGGAGATCTGCGACTGCTTCACCTTCAGGAGCTCCGCGAGCTTGATCTGGGTGGCGTCCACGGTGCCGCCGGGCTTCTGCATGCCCATCAGCCGCACGATCAGCCGCAGGGAGACCAGATCGTCGCGGTAGTAGTCGGCAAGCCAGCACAGGAACGCCTGGCTGTCCATGACGAAGTCCTCGTCCAGGAACCCATCGCTGGTGACCGGCGGCTCCACCGAGGCCCGGTAGCCCTCCGGCAGGTTGACCACGTTCGCCTGCTTCAGCGCACCGGGCATCCTGAAGGCGCTCGGGGGAGGCGGCGGGGGAGCGTTGGCCGGGGCCGGCCTCCGGCGCGGCTGCTGCTGGGGCTGTGCCGTCATCGGATGGCTCCGCTCCTCATGATCAGTAGGTGGTAGCAGCCGCAGCATACTGGATTGTGCGCCTCCTGCACTTTCCTGTTCCCCAGACGCACTTTCCGCGTGTCGCTATCACCCGGGGGTGATATCTCCCCCCTCCCCACAGGGCTCGCGCCACGAGCCAGCCCCCCGACCGTTTGTGCTCCCGACGCACAAACCGCGCTGCGGCCGCGAGCGCCTCGGCCGTAGAAATGTGCCCCAGAAGCACAAACAAGGCCGGTTTTACAACCCCGGGGTGATAACTCACCCCCTGATTTATCACCCCGGGGTGATACCCCCGAGACCCCCAAAACCCGCTGACCTGCGGAAACGCTGATCTCTCTTCCCCCTCTAGAGTGTGCGCGCGCGTGATAGCGGATCTTGCCGCCGGACTCAACCACCGACACGCCGCTGCCCGCCAACCTCGAAGCGCGGCTCAGTGGGGGCCA encodes:
- a CDS encoding helix-turn-helix domain-containing protein; this encodes MTIAVESMVPEYVWTANNALAFTPRNMPPAAYPILLHLLGRQEPGGRCVATQDTIAQFVGLSRSQVTRGLQHLGFAQMVWKEGNGVYRLSPLIAGFRTPADQLAAIGMMNDDDRFDHPDFQERYELRVARHDKERQEKAARRQRPVEPPIDLASRRKR